The Calditrichota bacterium genome includes a window with the following:
- a CDS encoding integron integrase, which yields MPNSIEQVTPKTKPKLLDQLRSTIRTKHYSYRTEQTYVYWVKRFILYHGKRHPQTMSENEISQFINYLATKENVSASTQNQALCSIIFLYKNVLHQEIGDVKILWAKKPRHLPVVFTKEEAKKVLAEIKGINRLMANLLYGAGLRLSECLQLRVCDIDFEYKQITVRSAKGNVDRKTMLPEKITEPLKAHIKKVEKLHEKDLREGYGAVYLPYALRKKYPNADKEWKWQFVFPATKISTDPRTGIMRRHHIYETVLQKAVKTAIKRAGITKHAGCHTFRHSFATHLLEAGYDIRTVQELLGHKNVNTTMIYTHVLNKGGKGVKSPIDF from the coding sequence ATGCCAAATAGCATTGAACAGGTAACTCCAAAAACAAAACCGAAGCTGCTTGATCAGCTTCGTTCAACTATCCGAACGAAGCATTATAGCTACCGAACAGAACAAACTTATGTATATTGGGTAAAACGGTTCATATTATATCATGGTAAGCGCCATCCTCAAACGATGAGTGAAAACGAGATTTCGCAATTTATCAATTACCTGGCAACAAAAGAAAATGTCTCTGCATCAACGCAAAATCAAGCGCTCTGTTCGATTATCTTCCTTTATAAAAATGTATTACATCAAGAAATTGGCGACGTAAAAATCTTATGGGCAAAAAAACCAAGACATTTACCCGTTGTTTTCACTAAAGAGGAAGCAAAGAAAGTATTGGCAGAGATCAAAGGAATAAACCGGTTGATGGCAAACCTACTTTATGGAGCAGGTTTGAGGCTATCCGAATGTCTTCAATTACGCGTTTGCGATATTGATTTCGAATATAAACAAATTACAGTTCGCAGCGCAAAAGGTAATGTGGACCGAAAAACAATGCTACCGGAAAAAATAACCGAACCTTTAAAAGCGCACATCAAAAAAGTAGAAAAACTGCACGAAAAAGATTTGCGGGAAGGTTACGGCGCTGTCTATCTCCCCTACGCACTGAGAAAAAAATACCCGAATGCAGACAAAGAGTGGAAATGGCAATTTGTGTTCCCGGCCACGAAAATATCCACAGATCCCAGAACCGGAATTATGCGAAGACATCATATTTATGAAACAGTATTGCAAAAAGCGGTAAAAACTGCCATAAAGCGGGCGGGCATAACAAAACACGCCGGCTGTCATACTTTCAGACACAGTTTTGCCACGCATCTTTTGGAAGCGGGATATGATATTCGAACAGTGCAGGAATTGCTCGGGCACAAAAACGTGAACACAACGATGATCTACACCCATGTATTGAATAAAGGGGGAAAAGGAGTAAAAAGTCCCATAGATTTTTAA
- a CDS encoding M42 family metallopeptidase — protein sequence MMEKNAKKFLAALCDSFAPSGFEREAIHITKNYVQDFVDEIRFDKLGSMMFVKKGSSEKPVILLPGHIDEVGFVISGINEKGFLTFNPIGGWFDQVLLGQRVRIRTKKRDVEGVIAAKPPHLLTPEERTKVVEKTRMFIDVGCSNKREVEELGIRIGDPAVPISEFSSFKRKKFGEGEKSTGTMEVAMGKAFDDRIGVYLAAEVVRRLKVNEIDHPNTVVGAATTQEEVGIRGARTTAWVIEPDVNLTLDVDIAGDIPGVEPQQAPAVMGKGPTILTYDSSHIPNQGLKEFAIDVAESCNIPFQLSQIARGGTDAAVIHLSRSGCPSLVIGIATRHIHSHVGVVSLDDVENGLRLLIEIIKRLDRKTVQSFTEV from the coding sequence TTGATGGAAAAAAATGCAAAGAAGTTTTTAGCGGCGCTTTGTGACAGTTTCGCGCCGTCGGGTTTCGAGAGGGAGGCGATCCACATCACAAAGAATTATGTGCAGGACTTTGTCGATGAAATACGTTTTGACAAGCTGGGCTCGATGATGTTCGTGAAAAAGGGTAGCAGCGAGAAACCGGTCATTTTGCTCCCAGGCCACATCGACGAAGTCGGTTTTGTAATTTCCGGCATTAACGAGAAAGGATTTTTGACTTTTAATCCCATCGGCGGCTGGTTCGATCAAGTGCTTTTGGGGCAAAGAGTCCGCATTCGTACGAAAAAAAGAGATGTCGAAGGAGTCATTGCCGCCAAACCGCCGCATTTGCTCACGCCTGAAGAGAGAACAAAAGTCGTGGAAAAAACGCGGATGTTCATCGATGTCGGCTGCAGCAACAAAAGAGAAGTGGAAGAATTGGGCATTCGCATCGGGGATCCGGCGGTGCCTATTTCAGAATTTTCTTCTTTCAAAAGAAAGAAATTTGGCGAGGGAGAAAAATCGACGGGCACAATGGAAGTCGCCATGGGCAAGGCTTTCGACGATCGGATCGGTGTTTACCTGGCTGCTGAAGTTGTGCGGCGGCTGAAAGTAAATGAAATTGACCATCCAAATACCGTTGTCGGAGCGGCGACGACGCAAGAGGAGGTCGGTATTCGCGGCGCGCGTACCACGGCGTGGGTGATTGAGCCCGACGTAAATTTGACGCTGGACGTCGATATCGCCGGAGATATTCCCGGCGTTGAACCGCAGCAAGCGCCTGCTGTCATGGGAAAGGGACCGACAATTTTGACTTACGACTCTTCGCACATTCCCAATCAGGGGCTCAAAGAATTTGCAATTGATGTGGCTGAAAGCTGCAATATTCCATTTCAATTGTCGCAAATCGCGCGCGGCGGGACCGATGCGGCAGTGATTCATCTCAGTCGTTCCGGTTGCCCGAGCTTGGTGATTGGCATTGCGACGCGGCACATTCACTCCCATGTGGGAGTAGTTTCGCTGGATGATGTGGAGAACGGGCTCCGGTTGCTCATCGAAATCATCAAGCGGCTCGATAGAAAAACAGTTCAGTCTTTTACTGAAGTTTAA
- a CDS encoding STAS domain-containing protein: MDIANQLTESVGVIRFDGILLGEPADSKEFERQMSDLLGKKAKQIILDLSHVQRVNSTGLAILITAATLFTNSGGEKIALAGCNDFIKGALTVTKLEQFFNYFDSVELAMQEIQNMN; the protein is encoded by the coding sequence ATGGATATCGCAAATCAGTTGACAGAGAGCGTTGGCGTAATTCGTTTTGATGGCATTTTACTGGGCGAACCTGCTGACTCCAAAGAATTTGAACGCCAGATGTCCGATTTATTGGGAAAAAAAGCGAAACAGATTATTTTGGATTTGTCTCATGTACAGCGAGTTAATAGCACTGGTTTAGCGATACTGATTACTGCTGCGACGCTTTTCACGAATAGCGGAGGGGAGAAAATAGCGCTTGCCGGATGTAATGATTTCATCAAAGGCGCCCTTACTGTGACAAAACTGGAACAGTTTTTTAATTATTTCGACTCTGTGGAATTAGCAATGCAGGAAATTCAGAACATGAATTGA
- a CDS encoding PP2C family protein-serine/threonine phosphatase yields MIRNPKEYYRKLDAILAEIDQLGSDKILPMILKELVNTLGKDLHIRNGRLYELALDEFVPVQSDNLQAEARKPLPLKSSAIQEVLRHGCYIFHEDDFLLDVEREPYEFVPQVAFTVQKNEIVWLFVLELYDGWEREAIEFSINTIRKVLNARLISEWMKSSLYQAEMIQRSLLPRKPPEIPGFDIYGKSISAEIVGGDLYDYMLFDEGNFGVAVGDASGHGLPAALLVRDVVTGLRMGLEKEMKISPVLEKLNRVIHRSTLSTAFISLFYAEIENNGDVVYINAGHPEAMLAHRKKVDLLKRGGTILGPLPKVKLQRGFTNIPPGGVLVLYSDGIIERRNHFGEAFEKEKLKHFIVDNLDLSAERLAKEILNEVFNFGNHTPWDDDVTVVVIKRLPKTSQTK; encoded by the coding sequence ATGATTAGAAATCCGAAAGAATATTATCGAAAATTGGACGCAATCCTTGCTGAGATCGATCAACTCGGCTCCGATAAAATTTTGCCAATGATTTTAAAAGAATTGGTAAACACGCTTGGCAAAGACTTGCACATCCGCAACGGCAGACTGTATGAATTGGCGCTGGATGAATTTGTTCCGGTACAGAGCGATAATTTGCAAGCGGAAGCAAGAAAACCATTACCGCTGAAATCGAGCGCAATACAGGAAGTGCTGCGCCACGGATGCTACATTTTCCACGAGGACGATTTTCTGTTAGACGTTGAAAGAGAGCCGTACGAGTTTGTGCCTCAGGTTGCTTTTACTGTACAAAAAAATGAAATTGTCTGGCTATTTGTGTTAGAATTGTACGATGGCTGGGAGCGTGAGGCGATTGAATTTTCTATTAACACAATCCGCAAGGTGCTCAATGCTCGGCTGATAAGCGAGTGGATGAAAAGTTCGCTCTATCAGGCAGAAATGATTCAAAGAAGTCTGTTGCCGAGAAAGCCGCCTGAAATTCCGGGGTTTGATATTTACGGCAAGTCAATTTCAGCAGAAATCGTCGGCGGCGATCTGTACGATTACATGCTTTTCGATGAAGGAAATTTCGGCGTAGCCGTGGGAGACGCCAGCGGCCATGGACTGCCGGCAGCTTTATTGGTACGCGACGTCGTCACCGGATTGCGTATGGGACTGGAAAAAGAGATGAAAATCTCGCCGGTGCTGGAAAAACTCAATCGCGTCATTCATCGCAGCACGCTTTCCACCGCTTTTATTTCACTTTTTTATGCGGAGATCGAAAACAACGGTGACGTGGTTTACATTAATGCCGGTCATCCGGAGGCGATGTTGGCGCACAGGAAAAAAGTCGACCTGCTGAAACGCGGCGGCACGATTTTAGGTCCCCTGCCGAAAGTGAAATTGCAGCGCGGTTTTACCAACATCCCGCCGGGCGGAGTTCTGGTGCTTTATTCCGATGGCATCATTGAGCGCAGAAATCATTTCGGCGAGGCGTTTGAGAAAGAAAAGCTGAAACACTTCATTGTCGATAATCTTGATTTGTCCGCGGAAAGATTGGCAAAAGAGATACTCAATGAAGTGTTCAATTTCGGAAACCACACTCCCTGGGATGATGATGTGACGGTGGTGGTGATCAAGCGGCTCCCCAAAACGAGTCAAACAAAATGA
- a CDS encoding MerR family transcriptional regulator, whose translation MKADKIITQEEFVSRADISGELFQQLLKNELIFPRGTAEGNMFVFKEDELKRVNEIKKFLEMGYSIDEVVKIAKKIGLPSARKDRSDSKKIKYLTVGGLADKLGLNPRTIKYWEERGIIEPDTRSGGGFRLYSEHWIYLGHLIQDLQLFGFSLDEIKEIADLFRTFLMIQNDIQSFAIDETASKLTLMQQRIQEFYDKINKFKEGISRWEDLLKKKEKEIRDINNKLKQQKPKQNDKKGKK comes from the coding sequence TTGAAAGCTGATAAAATTATCACACAGGAAGAATTTGTTTCGCGCGCAGATATTTCCGGCGAGTTATTCCAGCAACTGTTGAAAAATGAATTGATATTTCCGCGAGGCACAGCAGAAGGGAATATGTTCGTTTTCAAAGAAGATGAACTGAAGCGCGTCAACGAAATAAAAAAATTTTTAGAAATGGGGTACTCCATCGACGAGGTGGTGAAAATAGCTAAAAAGATTGGCTTACCATCCGCGAGAAAAGATCGATCAGACAGCAAGAAAATCAAATACTTAACGGTAGGAGGGCTGGCTGACAAGCTTGGACTGAATCCGCGAACGATAAAATATTGGGAAGAAAGAGGCATAATTGAACCGGATACTCGTTCCGGAGGCGGTTTTAGATTGTACAGTGAGCATTGGATTTATCTGGGACATTTGATACAGGATCTACAGTTATTTGGCTTCAGTCTGGATGAAATCAAGGAAATAGCCGATCTATTTCGAACGTTTTTGATGATTCAAAACGATATTCAATCTTTCGCGATTGATGAAACTGCCAGCAAACTGACACTTATGCAACAAAGAATTCAAGAGTTTTATGATAAAATAAATAAATTCAAAGAAGGCATTTCCCGCTGGGAAGATCTGCTAAAGAAAAAAGAAAAGGAAATCCGCGATATCAACAATAAATTAAAGCAACAAAAGCCAAAACAAAATGATAAGAAAGGGAAAAAATGA
- a CDS encoding B12-binding domain-containing radical SAM protein — protein MISQYKIIFIEPKAPNFHIFSKFVIPRLGTLILGTMMKQMNWDVRVIIEENEELSFELLETADLVGISTISSTATRAYIIADQVRALGIPVLMGGPHVTYLPDEALEHCDFVFRGEAEKALPVFIEQWLSEKNWEKVPNLSFRKGTDIVHNSMVDFVKNLDEIPYPDFSLIKNGIRKTYGYRIVPVQTSRGCPFDCEFCSVTGMFGRKYRFRSADNIIEELKRYNEKGNFVFFYDDNFAANHRRTRELLEKMIEQKFSFRWSTQVRADVAKDPELVHLMKKAGCETVFIGFESVDPVSLKEMKKKQTVEEIRLAIEVFRKNCIHIHGMFVFGFDSDTLDSIGETIKFVARSSIGTVQFLVLTPLPGTRTYSKLQEENRIKFSDWALYDAHHAVFEPKNMTMEQLQQAQMRGHQKFYSLKQLMKKLFRFKINEIVIGIYARRLNRNWKKKNHLWLKILELLKPNFDFKINIDVRQLIRLPEWRKRANNSVDETKEDRGLNSDLSGKKGLAGI, from the coding sequence ATGATATCACAATATAAAATCATTTTCATTGAGCCGAAAGCGCCGAACTTTCACATTTTTTCCAAATTTGTAATTCCGCGATTAGGCACTTTAATCCTCGGAACAATGATGAAACAGATGAACTGGGATGTTCGCGTAATAATAGAAGAAAATGAAGAGTTGTCGTTCGAGTTGCTGGAAACTGCTGACCTGGTGGGAATTTCCACGATTTCATCCACGGCAACCCGGGCGTACATTATCGCTGATCAAGTGCGCGCTCTGGGAATTCCTGTGCTCATGGGCGGGCCTCATGTCACTTATTTGCCAGACGAGGCGTTGGAACATTGTGATTTTGTTTTCCGCGGAGAAGCTGAAAAGGCGCTTCCCGTTTTTATCGAGCAGTGGTTGTCGGAAAAAAATTGGGAAAAAGTGCCAAATTTGTCATTTCGAAAAGGCACAGATATTGTCCATAACTCAATGGTTGATTTTGTCAAAAATTTGGACGAAATTCCTTATCCTGATTTTTCATTGATAAAAAATGGCATCCGAAAAACATACGGCTATCGCATCGTTCCGGTGCAAACTTCGCGCGGTTGTCCTTTTGATTGTGAATTTTGTTCGGTCACCGGAATGTTTGGCAGAAAATATCGCTTTCGTTCTGCAGATAACATCATTGAGGAATTGAAACGGTACAACGAAAAAGGAAATTTTGTGTTTTTCTACGATGATAATTTTGCCGCAAACCACAGGCGCACGCGAGAATTGCTGGAAAAAATGATTGAGCAAAAATTCAGCTTTCGCTGGTCCACACAAGTGCGTGCGGATGTGGCGAAAGATCCGGAATTGGTGCATTTAATGAAAAAAGCCGGCTGCGAGACAGTTTTTATCGGATTCGAGTCAGTCGATCCGGTAAGTTTGAAAGAAATGAAGAAAAAACAAACCGTCGAGGAAATCAGGCTCGCCATTGAGGTTTTTCGTAAAAATTGCATTCACATTCATGGCATGTTTGTTTTTGGTTTTGACAGCGACACGCTTGATTCCATCGGAGAAACGATTAAGTTCGTCGCCAGGAGTTCAATTGGTACGGTGCAGTTTTTGGTTTTGACTCCGTTGCCCGGGACGAGAACTTACAGCAAGTTACAGGAGGAGAATAGAATCAAATTTTCCGATTGGGCGTTGTACGATGCCCATCACGCGGTTTTTGAGCCAAAAAATATGACAATGGAGCAATTGCAACAAGCGCAAATGCGGGGGCATCAAAAATTCTACTCCCTGAAGCAATTGATGAAAAAGTTGTTTCGTTTCAAAATTAATGAAATTGTTATCGGAATTTACGCTCGTCGATTAAATCGCAACTGGAAGAAAAAAAATCATCTCTGGCTTAAAATCCTGGAATTGTTGAAGCCGAATTTTGATTTCAAAATTAATATTGACGTGCGCCAGCTAATTCGACTGCCTGAATGGAGGAAGCGCGCGAACAATTCTGTTGATGAAACAAAAGAAGATCGTGGTTTGAATTCAGATTTGTCAGGAAAAAAAGGTTTGGCCGGCATTTAG